A window of Armatimonadota bacterium contains these coding sequences:
- a CDS encoding WYL domain-containing protein, which produces MRRTERRKAIPLLLQTRGRMRAADLARHFQVSKRTIYRDVRALAAGGVPVTGIPGVGYALREAFVTPPEVLALDESDAVRLSAFMAATESDPPFDKAHQTALFAEVVPRPPAAAPMYTRLRHAVAARRVTAVATDAEERTIWPLALLRVRGVWFLVAREPALGEDLALPLDTIRAARIGPEVFERPADFKVDAWVPRPRSGHQMVRVWTDPLHAAIERHRAAGQLVADYEHQGGFVLVYHVRTVHELWPRLMGYGGWFQVLHPPGLRRVVARAAQQIAIRHR; this is translated from the coding sequence GTGCGCAGGACCGAGCGCCGGAAGGCGATTCCACTGCTGCTGCAGACCCGCGGAAGGATGCGGGCGGCGGACCTGGCACGACACTTCCAGGTGTCCAAGAGGACGATCTACAGGGACGTCAGAGCACTGGCCGCAGGGGGCGTCCCGGTAACCGGAATACCGGGTGTGGGCTACGCGCTGCGCGAGGCATTCGTGACGCCCCCAGAGGTCCTGGCGTTGGACGAATCCGACGCGGTCCGGCTCAGCGCGTTCATGGCGGCCACTGAGTCCGATCCGCCATTTGACAAGGCCCACCAGACGGCACTGTTCGCCGAAGTCGTGCCCCGCCCGCCGGCTGCCGCGCCCATGTACACGCGGCTGCGCCACGCCGTGGCTGCCCGCCGCGTGACGGCCGTCGCCACCGACGCCGAGGAACGCACCATCTGGCCGTTGGCACTGTTGCGGGTGCGCGGCGTGTGGTTCCTCGTGGCGCGTGAACCGGCCTTGGGGGAAGATCTCGCACTGCCATTGGACACCATCCGCGCCGCCCGGATCGGGCCGGAAGTCTTTGAACGCCCCGCGGACTTCAAAGTCGACGCGTGGGTGCCCCGGCCCCGCTCCGGCCATCAGATGGTCCGTGTGTGGACCGACCCCTTGCACGCCGCGATCGAACGGCATCGCGCCGCTGGACAACTGGTGGCAGACTATGAGCACCAGGGCGGTTTCGTGCTCGTCTATCACGTCCGCACCGTCCACGAACTGTGGCCCCGGCTGATGGGCTACGGTGGCTGGTTCCAGGTACTCCACCCGCCCGGGCTCCGGCGCGTGGTGGCGCGCGCCGCCCAGCAGATCGCCATCCGCCACCGCTAG
- a CDS encoding MerR family transcriptional regulator: MSNPSTELFPIGLVSLLTGLRPAVLRSWERQGLIAPVRAGRRRRRLYSWRDVEQIQHLRHLIETEKLSPLQARAAVQEGWPRFTGWEDRLWIRRRRPPRRGGARVISLPESAFRREDFEE, translated from the coding sequence GTGTCGAACCCCTCGACCGAACTGTTTCCGATCGGCCTGGTGTCCCTTCTGACCGGTCTGCGGCCGGCCGTACTGCGCAGCTGGGAACGGCAGGGGTTGATCGCACCGGTGCGGGCCGGGCGCCGCAGACGACGGTTGTACTCCTGGCGGGACGTCGAGCAGATCCAGCACCTCCGCCACCTGATCGAGACGGAGAAGCTCTCTCCGCTGCAGGCGAGGGCCGCGGTTCAGGAGGGCTGGCCGCGCTTTACCGGGTGGGAGGACCGGTTGTGGATACGGCGCCGTCGGCCGCCCCGAAGGGGAGGGGCGCGGGTGATCAGTTTGCCTGAATCTGCCTTCCGGCGGGAGGATTTCGAGGAGTAG